Proteins from a single region of Runella sp. SP2:
- a CDS encoding nitrate/nitrite transporter, with protein sequence MKRPFYLLPLVVVAQFAGTSLWFAVNAILPALQAFHPTTTAFMPTMTTAVQLGFVMGTLAYSYFSIADRFSPVRVFMGSALLAAGCNLAVLATYESLTAMLLARWGVGFFLAGVYPVGMKICSDWYEAGLGKALGYLVGALVLGTAFPYAIKSFSLTLPWQYVIEATSALAVGGGLVVGLLLRDGPYRRVAGRFNPAVLREVFRDKSFRKYAFGYFGHMFELYTFWAFVPVIVSGYNERTHLSLPVALVAFVVIASGALGCVLTGEMSLRWGSHRTAWWALMVSYFCCVGSVFLLTYSPTVFLAFLLVWGMSVVADSPQFSTLVSLNAPAHYRATALTLVTSIGFFITIPSLYLIQWLFGLYGHFALIVLCLGGAFGLRAMGSWKG encoded by the coding sequence ATGAAACGCCCTTTTTACCTTTTACCGTTGGTGGTGGTTGCCCAATTTGCGGGTACCTCGCTGTGGTTTGCTGTCAATGCCATTTTGCCTGCCTTGCAGGCATTTCATCCCACGACTACGGCGTTTATGCCTACCATGACCACAGCTGTACAGTTGGGATTTGTGATGGGAACGCTGGCCTATTCCTATTTCTCGATTGCCGACCGATTTTCGCCCGTGCGGGTCTTTATGGGCTCGGCGCTGTTGGCGGCGGGTTGCAATTTGGCCGTGTTGGCTACCTACGAATCACTGACGGCGATGTTGTTGGCGCGTTGGGGCGTGGGTTTCTTTTTGGCGGGGGTATATCCCGTTGGGATGAAAATTTGTAGCGATTGGTACGAAGCAGGATTGGGCAAAGCCTTGGGCTATTTGGTGGGGGCATTGGTGTTGGGAACGGCGTTTCCGTACGCCATTAAGTCGTTTTCGTTGACTCTACCGTGGCAATACGTCATTGAAGCAACCTCGGCGTTGGCCGTTGGGGGTGGGCTCGTGGTGGGCTTGCTCCTCCGCGACGGCCCGTACCGTCGGGTGGCGGGGCGGTTTAATCCTGCGGTGCTACGGGAGGTATTTCGGGACAAATCATTTCGCAAATACGCCTTTGGGTACTTTGGGCATATGTTTGAGTTATACACCTTTTGGGCATTTGTTCCCGTGATTGTGAGTGGCTACAACGAACGTACGCATCTCTCTTTGCCCGTGGCTTTGGTTGCTTTTGTGGTGATTGCCTCGGGGGCGTTGGGGTGTGTCCTTACGGGTGAAATGTCGCTTCGGTGGGGAAGTCATCGAACGGCTTGGTGGGCGCTGATGGTGTCGTACTTTTGCTGCGTAGGAAGTGTATTTTTACTTACCTACTCGCCCACCGTCTTTTTGGCTTTTTTGCTCGTTTGGGGCATGAGCGTCGTGGCCGATTCGCCTCAATTTTCGACCTTGGTATCGCTCAACGCCCCTGCTCATTACCGCGCCACGGCGCTTACGTTGGTGACTTCGATTGGCTTTTTTATCACCATCCCAAGTTTGTACCTGATTCAGTGGCTTTTTGGCCTATACGGACACTTTGCTTTGATAGTCTTATGCTTGGGTGGTGCGTTTGGGCTGCGAGCGATGGGGTCTTGGAAAGGGTAA
- a CDS encoding M15 family metallopeptidase encodes MSFFKPFLIVFSVLLSLTSRAQSEYLRAYPDHIVRATSRGIVWKDSTLMPFDDGQKKTFAELLQNADLEDQLVQKYSKKRQEKAPQLNHDPGRFRYEPFFRKMYGNTEAEVRKNLVEIVWLPKTLKKKLLVSKINNVHQHFQAVSDELERHPELLKYVDNPAGTFVWRLISGTNRLSMHSYGVAIDINLNLSHYWQWDCRCKDENVPLSYRNKIAAQVVEIFEKHGFIWGGKWYHYDTMHFEYRPELLF; translated from the coding sequence ATGTCATTTTTCAAGCCTTTTCTTATTGTTTTTTCTGTCCTACTCAGCCTCACTAGCCGTGCTCAGTCGGAATACCTGCGGGCTTACCCTGACCACATTGTGCGGGCTACCTCCCGAGGCATTGTGTGGAAAGACTCTACCCTCATGCCTTTTGATGACGGACAAAAAAAGACCTTTGCCGAGCTTCTCCAAAACGCCGACTTGGAAGACCAATTGGTGCAGAAATATTCCAAAAAACGCCAAGAAAAAGCCCCCCAACTCAACCACGACCCAGGAAGGTTTCGGTACGAGCCTTTTTTCAGAAAAATGTACGGAAACACCGAAGCCGAAGTCCGCAAAAACCTCGTTGAAATTGTGTGGCTTCCCAAGACCCTGAAAAAGAAATTATTGGTATCAAAAATCAACAACGTTCACCAACATTTTCAAGCCGTTTCGGACGAATTAGAACGTCATCCCGAATTGCTCAAGTACGTCGATAATCCTGCGGGTACGTTTGTGTGGCGACTTATCAGCGGCACCAACCGCCTCAGTATGCACAGCTACGGTGTAGCCATCGACATCAACCTCAATTTATCGCATTATTGGCAGTGGGATTGTCGTTGTAAAGACGAAAATGTACCACTCTCCTACCGTAATAAAATAGCCGCTCAAGTAGTAGAAATCTTTGAAAAACACGGCTTTATTTGGGGAGGAAAGTGGTATCACTACGACACCATGCACTTCGAGTATCGTCCTGAGTTGCTTTTTTAG
- a CDS encoding DUF4846 domain-containing protein, producing the protein MNCFLACFLLFGVSLLPQTSHAQVPVSPAATTLSARFPAPTGFQRTAAEATSFETFLRQLPLKPWGSKVLYFDGRPKNTPDVYVSVVALGIGKKDLHQCADAVMRLRAEYLFQQKQFDKIHFNFLADGKPRYFNTYAKGDYSYPKFWKYMEYIFASANTRSLHDELQPISMQNLKIGDVFIQKGVPFGHAVMVVDMLQNPKTGQKLFLLAQSYMPAQETQILKNPNNPALSPWYELKNETLETPEWTFEPSDVRRFKEN; encoded by the coding sequence ATGAACTGCTTCCTTGCCTGTTTCCTACTTTTTGGGGTCAGTCTTCTACCCCAAACCAGCCATGCCCAAGTCCCTGTATCGCCCGCTGCTACGACCTTATCGGCGCGGTTTCCTGCACCTACGGGGTTTCAACGAACTGCCGCTGAGGCCACGTCGTTTGAGACATTTTTGCGGCAGCTACCGCTCAAACCTTGGGGAAGTAAGGTACTCTATTTTGACGGTCGTCCCAAAAACACCCCCGACGTCTATGTTTCGGTCGTGGCTTTAGGCATTGGGAAAAAAGACCTTCATCAATGCGCCGATGCCGTCATGCGGTTGCGGGCGGAGTATTTGTTTCAGCAAAAGCAGTTTGACAAAATTCATTTTAATTTTTTGGCCGACGGCAAGCCCCGTTATTTCAACACCTACGCCAAAGGCGACTATTCGTATCCAAAGTTTTGGAAGTACATGGAGTACATTTTTGCATCGGCCAACACTCGTTCTTTGCACGACGAGTTACAGCCTATCTCCATGCAAAACCTGAAAATTGGCGACGTTTTTATTCAAAAAGGTGTACCTTTCGGTCATGCGGTGATGGTGGTTGACATGCTTCAAAATCCCAAGACGGGGCAAAAATTGTTTTTGTTGGCCCAAAGCTACATGCCCGCCCAAGAAACTCAGATTTTGAAAAACCCCAACAACCCTGCCCTTAGCCCGTGGTACGAACTTAAAAACGAGACGTTGGAAACCCCCGAATGGACCTTTGAACCCAGTGATGTACGACGTTTTAAGGAAAACTAA
- a CDS encoding helix-turn-helix transcriptional regulator yields the protein MKNTIHVERAIKRMTQADLAEAVGVSRQTINALEASKYVPSVVLALKIARYFDKPVEAIFELEKED from the coding sequence ATGAAAAATACGATTCACGTAGAACGAGCTATAAAACGCATGACGCAGGCCGATTTGGCCGAAGCCGTAGGTGTTTCGCGCCAAACCATCAATGCGCTGGAGGCGTCGAAGTATGTGCCGTCGGTCGTGTTGGCACTAAAGATTGCCCGCTACTTTGACAAACCCGTCGAAGCCATTTTTGAGCTGGAGAAAGAGGATTAG
- a CDS encoding glycosyl hydrolase — protein MGSTVTESDITWQLENFAKAGLGGVHIIPIYGVKGLEKQAIPYLSPRWMEVLAHTVREGKRLGLGVDMTTGTGWPFGGPNVSPEFAAKKWQVVNGEIQSALTKQAVKRAAPGGEGLVLDPFSAKAIPHYVQRFDSAFANFKDRPRAMYNDSYEVYGANWTDDFLNEFQKRRGYDLKSQWAAFTDTTTALVKIDYHQTLSELLLENYAKKWTDWSHKQGFITRYQAHGSPGNLLDLYEASDIPETESFGTSRLPIKGLRIDDQYEVDRFGTPNALAMKFASSAAHLASKKWVSSESTTWLANHFKVSLSQIKPQLDELFVSGINHLFYHGTTYTPQSEAFPGWLFYASTNYGVHSHFWKHYPLLNKYVERCQTILQNSQADNDLLVYFPAHDLWATKARASGGIHLLEVHHVDKWLLKLPFGKLSNWLWDNGFSFDFISDEQLQRFASLATKKYKTILVPATTFLPEATLSRLAALSKAGVKVIFMEHLPSLPTGFARQAERAASFQKLLQTWTGQQSHFPSLGDLEGILANQKIRQETWAKNGLRYICKIQNGKVVYFIANQNQLFSEGWITLATSAKRVYMYQPLTDKTMELPVRTEQGKTQVHLSLLSGESCFLKLDSNVGKVLNLSNVPSSPSQTFTLKGNGKLEFIEGKPYLPTPKTVSSFGSWTTLSDSASYFSGTARYSFTFDAPAGIEKASKVVLDLGDVREVADVTLNGQKIGTAWSLPFRIELPGGSLKAQQNTLEIEVTNLSANYMRLRDTQQPDWKKFQEINMVDIQYKPFNASKWQAMPSGLLSEVKIEYWEKK, from the coding sequence ATGGGAAGTACCGTCACCGAAAGCGACATTACGTGGCAGCTCGAAAACTTCGCCAAAGCAGGTCTGGGAGGGGTTCACATCATTCCTATTTATGGCGTCAAAGGACTTGAAAAACAAGCGATTCCTTATTTAAGTCCGCGCTGGATGGAGGTTCTTGCCCATACGGTTCGGGAAGGAAAACGCCTCGGATTAGGCGTGGACATGACCACAGGAACGGGCTGGCCTTTTGGCGGCCCGAACGTATCACCCGAGTTTGCGGCCAAAAAATGGCAGGTTGTCAACGGCGAAATTCAAAGCGCACTCACCAAGCAGGCCGTCAAGCGCGCGGCGCCTGGCGGTGAAGGACTGGTACTTGACCCGTTTTCGGCCAAAGCCATCCCGCATTATGTGCAACGTTTTGACTCGGCGTTTGCCAATTTCAAAGACCGTCCTCGCGCTATGTACAACGACTCTTACGAGGTTTATGGCGCCAACTGGACGGATGATTTTCTGAATGAATTTCAAAAACGACGCGGATACGACCTTAAAAGTCAATGGGCGGCCTTCACCGACACCACCACGGCCTTGGTCAAAATCGACTATCACCAGACGCTTTCGGAATTGTTGTTGGAAAATTATGCCAAAAAATGGACCGATTGGTCGCACAAGCAAGGCTTCATCACGCGCTACCAAGCCCACGGTTCGCCAGGCAACTTGCTCGATTTATACGAAGCCTCCGACATTCCCGAAACCGAGTCTTTTGGCACAAGTCGCTTGCCAATCAAAGGCTTACGCATCGATGACCAATACGAGGTGGACCGTTTTGGCACGCCCAATGCACTTGCCATGAAGTTTGCAAGCTCGGCCGCCCACCTTGCTTCCAAAAAATGGGTAAGTTCCGAAAGTACCACTTGGTTGGCCAATCACTTTAAAGTTTCACTTTCGCAAATCAAGCCGCAGTTGGACGAACTATTTGTATCAGGCATCAACCATTTGTTTTACCACGGCACTACGTACACGCCCCAAAGCGAGGCGTTTCCAGGCTGGTTGTTTTATGCTTCCACCAACTACGGCGTTCATTCCCACTTTTGGAAACATTATCCGTTGTTGAACAAATACGTAGAACGTTGTCAAACGATTTTGCAAAACAGTCAAGCCGACAACGACCTGCTCGTTTATTTTCCAGCACACGACTTGTGGGCAACCAAAGCCCGTGCCAGCGGAGGAATCCATTTATTGGAAGTTCACCACGTGGACAAGTGGTTGTTAAAACTTCCATTTGGAAAGCTCTCTAACTGGCTCTGGGACAACGGCTTTTCATTTGATTTCATTTCCGACGAGCAGTTGCAACGTTTTGCGTCGTTAGCCACAAAAAAATACAAAACGATTTTGGTTCCTGCCACCACCTTCTTACCCGAAGCGACCCTTTCGCGCCTCGCAGCGTTGTCAAAAGCAGGCGTTAAGGTCATTTTTATGGAACATTTACCCAGCCTCCCGACGGGTTTTGCCCGACAAGCTGAGCGGGCGGCGTCTTTCCAAAAACTCCTCCAAACGTGGACAGGGCAACAGTCTCACTTTCCAAGTCTTGGAGACTTGGAAGGTATCCTAGCTAACCAGAAAATTCGCCAAGAAACGTGGGCAAAAAATGGCCTGCGGTACATTTGTAAAATACAAAACGGCAAAGTTGTTTACTTTATCGCCAACCAAAATCAGCTTTTCAGCGAAGGTTGGATTACGCTCGCTACTTCTGCTAAAAGAGTGTATATGTACCAGCCGTTGACCGACAAAACAATGGAATTACCCGTCAGAACGGAACAAGGAAAAACACAGGTTCACCTCTCTCTCCTTTCGGGTGAGTCGTGTTTTTTGAAGCTGGACTCAAACGTTGGAAAGGTTTTGAACCTTTCCAACGTTCCGTCATCGCCATCTCAAACTTTCACCCTGAAAGGCAATGGAAAACTCGAATTTATTGAAGGAAAGCCCTACTTGCCCACTCCAAAAACAGTTTCTAGCTTTGGCTCTTGGACAACGCTATCCGATTCAGCTAGTTATTTTTCGGGGACAGCGCGGTATTCGTTTACTTTCGACGCCCCTGCGGGCATCGAAAAAGCCAGTAAAGTCGTGTTAGATTTGGGCGATGTCCGTGAAGTGGCCGACGTGACGCTCAATGGTCAAAAAATCGGTACGGCGTGGAGCTTACCTTTCCGTATCGAACTGCCCGGTGGAAGTTTGAAAGCGCAACAAAATACCCTCGAAATTGAAGTAACCAACCTCTCGGCCAACTACATGCGCCTCCGCGACACGCAGCAGCCCGACTGGAAAAAGTTTCAAGAAATCAACATGGTGGATATTCAATACAAGCCTTTCAACGCCTCGAAATGGCAAGCTATGCCGTCGGGATTGTTGAGTGAGGTAAAAATCGAGTATTGGGAGAAAAAATAA
- a CDS encoding ferritin, protein MKDTVRMRTSLKEDLEIALNAQVKMEAESSAKYLAMAAWCDRNGYSNSGDFFFAQADEERGHMLKIFKFICDMGGTAITPDVVGIPQEYPSFRSVFETALEQEIMVSQAINRLVGISRRLDDYATENFLQWFVKEQIEEEYIARRQVELFDVIGEEGIGRFTIDMEIAKVTYPGAAGEAGGE, encoded by the coding sequence ATGAAAGACACCGTTCGTATGCGAACTTCGTTGAAAGAAGATTTAGAAATTGCTTTGAATGCACAAGTAAAAATGGAAGCCGAATCTTCGGCAAAATATTTGGCCATGGCTGCGTGGTGTGATCGCAACGGTTATTCTAACAGTGGCGATTTCTTCTTTGCGCAAGCCGACGAAGAACGTGGTCACATGCTCAAAATCTTTAAATTTATCTGCGATATGGGCGGAACGGCCATCACCCCCGATGTGGTTGGAATTCCGCAAGAATATCCTTCGTTCCGTTCGGTATTTGAAACGGCGTTGGAGCAAGAAATTATGGTTTCGCAGGCCATCAACCGCTTGGTAGGCATCAGCCGCCGCCTCGACGATTACGCGACTGAAAACTTCTTGCAGTGGTTTGTGAAAGAACAAATCGAAGAAGAATACATTGCTCGCCGCCAAGTTGAATTGTTTGATGTGATTGGTGAAGAAGGCATTGGCCGTTTTACAATTGACATGGAAATCGCCAAAGTAACCTACCCAGGAGCCGCGGGCGAAGCAGGAGGAGAATAA